The Antarcticibacterium sp. 1MA-6-2 genome has a window encoding:
- a CDS encoding aldo/keto reductase, which yields MRCLAIGLGTWKSGKGEVGRAVKAAIKSGYRHIDCAATYGNEAEIGEAFSEIFKEGKIKREEVWVTSKLWNNAHKKEDVIPALKQTLTDLELDYLDLYLIHWPVAFKPDVASPKKDEDYLSLEEAPILDTWKMLREAKEQGLVKHIGVSNFSRKKLQDLMAESNENPELNQVELHPYLQQQELLEFCKQNNIHLTGYSPLGSGDRPEGMKASNEPSLLENEVIIEIAEKHQASAYQILISWHLTRDTAVIPKSTNPGRIEENLKSSEIKLDKEDLEKITKLNKHFRYVTGEFFVTPGNSYEDIYDEKK from the coding sequence ATGAGATGCTTAGCAATTGGCCTGGGCACCTGGAAATCTGGAAAAGGTGAAGTGGGAAGAGCTGTGAAAGCAGCAATTAAGAGTGGCTATCGTCATATAGACTGTGCAGCAACCTACGGTAACGAGGCCGAAATTGGCGAAGCATTTTCTGAGATTTTCAAAGAAGGAAAAATTAAACGCGAGGAGGTATGGGTAACTTCTAAACTATGGAATAATGCACATAAAAAAGAAGATGTTATACCTGCATTAAAACAAACCTTAACAGATCTTGAGCTGGATTACCTGGATCTATACCTTATTCATTGGCCAGTGGCATTTAAACCTGATGTTGCTTCTCCAAAGAAAGATGAGGATTATCTTTCCCTTGAGGAAGCTCCAATTCTTGATACCTGGAAAATGTTGCGGGAAGCAAAGGAGCAGGGACTGGTAAAACATATTGGAGTTTCAAATTTCAGCAGAAAAAAATTACAGGATTTAATGGCTGAAAGTAATGAGAATCCTGAATTGAACCAGGTAGAACTTCATCCTTATTTACAGCAACAGGAATTACTGGAATTTTGTAAACAAAATAATATCCATTTGACAGGATATTCCCCTTTGGGAAGTGGTGACAGGCCTGAAGGAATGAAAGCTTCCAACGAGCCCTCCCTTTTGGAAAATGAGGTAATAATAGAGATAGCAGAAAAACACCAGGCCTCTGCTTACCAAATTTTAATTTCGTGGCATCTCACCCGGGATACAGCCGTTATTCCAAAATCTACTAATCCCGGTAGAATAGAAGAAAACCTGAAAAGTAGTGAGATTAAGTTGGACAAAGAAGATCTGGAAAAGATCACTAAACTGAACAAACATTTTCGATATGTTACCGGGGAATTCTTTGTCACTCCTGGAAATTCCTATGAAGATATCTATGATGAGAAAAAGTAG
- a CDS encoding porin family protein: MKKSILFVALAIFGFTNMKAQEFVMFGAKGGVNFSTFSGDGVNAWNDPSGRTSFHLGLVAEIPMSERFSIQPEVLYSGQGYDIASREDANDVEYQLDYIQVPVIAKVYVFEGLALEAGPQIGFLVNSRIDANPSSVNDENSIPLDEEQFNSVDYGVVLGASYKFRGGFFVNGRYNIGLNQIYDDSISNNLFSEADAKHSVIQAGIGFMF; encoded by the coding sequence ATGAAAAAGTCAATTTTATTCGTTGCTCTTGCAATATTTGGATTTACCAATATGAAGGCACAGGAATTTGTTATGTTTGGAGCTAAAGGAGGTGTGAATTTTTCAACATTTTCAGGAGATGGAGTAAATGCCTGGAATGACCCTTCCGGAAGAACATCCTTTCATTTAGGTCTTGTTGCTGAAATTCCCATGAGTGAAAGATTCTCAATTCAACCAGAGGTTCTATACTCAGGGCAGGGTTATGATATTGCCAGCAGGGAAGATGCAAATGATGTGGAGTACCAGTTAGACTATATCCAGGTTCCTGTTATAGCTAAAGTCTATGTATTTGAAGGTCTTGCTCTGGAAGCAGGTCCCCAAATAGGATTTTTAGTTAACAGCAGAATAGATGCGAATCCTTCTTCAGTAAATGATGAAAATTCTATTCCTTTGGATGAAGAACAGTTTAATAGCGTTGACTATGGAGTAGTACTTGGTGCTTCTTACAAATTCCGTGGTGGATTCTTTGTTAATGGAAGATATAACATAGGTTTAAACCAAATCTATGATGATAGTATTTCCAACAATCTTTTTTCAGAAGCTGATGCTAAACATTCAGTTATTCAGGCTGGGATAGGATTTATGTTCTAA
- a CDS encoding porin family protein, with product MGFVSELLLGGKLFIAPELLYSSQGATGDEMELKLNYLQIPVMGRYYFIKSLNVEIGPQLGILLGSSGEIKNSPVSNDDFENIDLLIAFGVGYKLSNLGFL from the coding sequence ATTGGATTTGTTTCGGAACTCTTACTGGGAGGAAAACTTTTTATAGCGCCGGAGCTACTGTATTCCTCTCAAGGTGCTACAGGAGACGAGATGGAGCTTAAATTAAATTACCTTCAAATCCCTGTAATGGGTAGATACTATTTTATTAAAAGTTTAAATGTGGAAATAGGTCCGCAGTTGGGAATTTTGCTTGGTTCTTCGGGTGAGATAAAAAATTCCCCGGTTTCCAATGATGATTTTGAAAACATTGATCTTTTAATTGCTTTTGGAGTAGGATACAAATTGTCCAACCTAGGTTTTTTGTGA
- the aroQ gene encoding type II 3-dehydroquinate dehydratase, which yields MRILIINGPNLNLLGRREPETYGKESFEDYFSKLQSKFRAVELSYYQSNIEGELISRIQEADKNFDGIVLNAAAYTHTSIGIGDAVKAISTPVVEVHISNTFAREAFRHKSFLSAHAKGVVLGFGLQSYDLAISSFLKD from the coding sequence ATGAGAATATTAATAATAAATGGACCTAATTTAAATTTGTTAGGTAGGCGGGAGCCGGAAACTTACGGGAAAGAAAGCTTTGAAGATTATTTTTCTAAACTTCAGTCTAAATTTAGAGCAGTGGAACTTTCCTATTACCAAAGTAATATAGAGGGCGAACTCATTAGCCGCATACAGGAGGCAGATAAAAATTTTGATGGAATCGTATTAAATGCCGCAGCTTACACTCACACTTCCATTGGTATTGGTGATGCCGTCAAAGCAATTTCTACACCTGTGGTAGAGGTGCATATTTCAAACACTTTTGCTCGCGAAGCTTTCCGTCATAAATCATTTCTATCAGCTCACGCAAAAGGCGTTGTTTTAGGATTTGGCCTTCAAAGTTATGACCTGGCAATTTCCAGTTTCCTTAAAGACTAA
- a CDS encoding diphthine--ammonia ligase translates to MKKSYLNWSSGKDAALALYELQKEGKFSVEKLVTTINSETNQISMHGVRTELLLRQAKSIGIPLYAISLNGNVSLSDYNLKMTEAVKDLKSQNMTHSIFGDIFLEDLREYREKELNKVGIEAVFPLWKRDSSKLIEVFLEAGFKAITVCVNSKFLDKSYCGKVIDKEFLASLPDGVDPCGENGEFHTFVFDGPIFKEPVKFEVGEVVEKFYTPSSSKDDCFKEEETSWDTAFWYCDLLPI, encoded by the coding sequence GTGAAAAAATCTTATCTCAACTGGAGCAGCGGAAAAGATGCTGCATTAGCTCTTTATGAACTTCAGAAAGAGGGAAAATTTTCAGTAGAAAAATTAGTTACCACCATTAATTCTGAAACAAACCAAATTTCGATGCACGGTGTGAGAACTGAATTGCTTCTCCGTCAGGCCAAATCAATAGGAATTCCGCTTTACGCCATTTCTTTAAATGGTAATGTTTCTCTTTCAGATTATAACCTGAAAATGACTGAAGCTGTAAAAGACCTGAAATCTCAGAATATGACTCATAGTATTTTTGGAGACATCTTTCTCGAGGACCTGAGGGAGTACAGGGAGAAGGAACTAAACAAAGTGGGAATAGAAGCTGTGTTTCCTTTATGGAAACGGGATTCTTCGAAATTAATAGAGGTATTTCTGGAAGCCGGATTTAAAGCTATTACAGTTTGTGTAAATTCAAAATTTTTGGACAAGTCCTACTGCGGAAAAGTAATTGACAAAGAATTCCTGGCCTCTTTACCTGATGGTGTTGATCCCTGTGGAGAAAATGGAGAATTTCACACTTTTGTTTTTGATGGTCCCATTTTTAAAGAGCCTGTAAAATTTGAAGTAGGGGAGGTCGTTGAAAAATTTTATACTCCTTCTTCTTCAAAAGATGACTGTTTCAAAGAGGAGGAGACATCCTGGGACACAGCATTCTGGTATTGTGATTTACTTCCCATTTAA
- a CDS encoding helix-turn-helix domain-containing protein, which translates to MKTSASKGYIKRTQKDYSVSFKLQVVQEIEFGQLGRTEACHKYGIQAKSTIREWLRKYGNFDWENQSGTIVAKTPEQRILELEAKVKLLEKQKARAEHLAERADKKVIIFDMLVDMAEKEYDIQIRKNYTPGLSTTSKKNTKKQ; encoded by the coding sequence ATGAAAACATCAGCGAGCAAAGGGTATATCAAGCGTACCCAAAAAGATTACTCTGTTTCTTTTAAGTTACAAGTTGTCCAGGAAATTGAATTTGGTCAACTAGGCAGGACAGAAGCTTGTCATAAATATGGGATTCAAGCTAAATCAACAATTAGGGAATGGCTCAGAAAATATGGTAACTTTGATTGGGAGAATCAATCTGGAACTATTGTGGCAAAAACACCTGAACAAAGAATCCTTGAGCTAGAGGCCAAAGTCAAACTGCTGGAGAAACAGAAGGCAAGGGCGGAGCATCTTGCCGAGCGAGCAGATAAGAAAGTCATTATCTTCGATATGCTGGTAGATATGGCCGAGAAAGAATATGACATCCAGATCAGAAAAAATTACACGCCCGGGTTATCGACCACTTCAAAGAAGAACACAAAGAAACAATAG
- a CDS encoding IS3 family transposase: MVSSCDLLGVSRQVYYRSIRSTIEKQEVAQKVIALVRPVRILMPRLGSKKLYHILKEELVPLKVGRDKLFRILRANHMLIKSRRSYHITTDSHHRFRKHKNLLCATEINRPEQVLVSDITYVGNRRNPAYLALVTDAYSKVVMGHDVSNSLDVSGSIRAMEMAVKNRCYSDQPLIHHSDRGLQYCSNDYQKVLDKNNIKPSMTEKYDPYENAIAERINGILKQEFHIAKYDTDLTTRKKLIDEAIKIYNHLRPHLSNHMLTPHQMHQQLVLKRKQYKSKKLNNEIIVQL; encoded by the coding sequence ATAGTTTCTTCCTGTGATTTACTCGGGGTAAGTAGACAGGTATATTACAGATCCATTAGATCTACCATTGAAAAACAGGAAGTGGCACAAAAGGTAATTGCCTTGGTGCGGCCCGTAAGAATACTGATGCCCAGGCTAGGTAGCAAGAAGCTGTACCATATCCTTAAAGAAGAACTTGTTCCTTTGAAAGTAGGACGTGACAAACTTTTTAGAATTCTTAGGGCAAACCATATGCTGATAAAATCCAGGAGAAGCTATCACATCACCACAGACTCGCACCATAGATTTAGAAAGCACAAAAACCTATTGTGTGCCACAGAAATAAATAGGCCAGAACAGGTTTTGGTAAGTGATATTACTTATGTGGGCAATAGGAGGAATCCTGCATACCTGGCACTGGTCACAGATGCTTACTCGAAAGTTGTAATGGGGCACGACGTATCGAATAGTTTGGATGTGTCAGGATCAATAAGAGCTATGGAGATGGCAGTCAAAAACAGATGCTATAGCGACCAACCTTTGATACACCACTCCGACAGGGGCCTCCAATACTGTTCCAACGACTATCAAAAGGTACTGGATAAAAACAATATTAAACCAAGTATGACTGAGAAGTATGATCCCTATGAAAATGCCATTGCCGAGCGGATAAATGGAATATTAAAGCAGGAATTCCATATTGCAAAATACGATACTGACCTCACAACAAGAAAAAAGCTAATAGATGAAGCAATAAAAATTTACAACCATTTAAGGCCACACCTGTCAAACCATATGCTAACTCCACATCAAATGCATCAACAATTAGTCCTAAAAAGAAAACAGTACAAATCAAAAAAGCTGAACAATGAGATCATCGTTCAGCTTTAA
- a CDS encoding collagen-like protein yields MKKIFTLLFVSTILFSSCSEEGPRGPEGPQGPPGEDGAGSRTGLVLDFNPVDLNAGNDYSILIDFNDQDVTVRETDAVFVYLKVDEDGTADGLPVEVFRLLPQTYYVEDGEVQYNYDFTFFDVSIFMDGTANFENLDPAYTQDQVFRVVILPASMAASLDTSNMNNVLKAMNVQEKEVKKASL; encoded by the coding sequence ATGAAAAAAATATTCACATTATTATTCGTTTCAACTATCCTTTTTTCATCCTGTTCAGAGGAGGGCCCAAGAGGTCCGGAAGGACCACAAGGACCTCCAGGTGAGGACGGAGCGGGTTCCAGAACAGGATTGGTTTTAGACTTTAACCCTGTGGATCTCAACGCCGGAAATGACTATAGTATTCTTATTGATTTTAATGATCAGGATGTTACCGTAAGAGAAACAGATGCTGTTTTTGTTTACCTCAAAGTTGATGAAGATGGTACAGCAGATGGTTTGCCTGTTGAAGTTTTTAGACTCTTACCTCAAACTTATTATGTAGAAGATGGAGAAGTTCAATATAATTATGATTTTACCTTTTTTGATGTATCTATATTCATGGATGGAACGGCAAATTTTGAAAATTTAGACCCTGCCTACACGCAAGATCAGGTATTTAGAGTGGTAATATTGCCTGCATCTATGGCAGCTTCCTTAGACACTTCAAACATGAATAACGTTTTGAAAGCAATGAACGTTCAGGAAAAGGAGGTAAAAAAAGCAAGCTTGTAA
- the msrB gene encoding peptide-methionine (R)-S-oxide reductase MsrB, which yields MKKYSVEKTEAEWKEQLGEERYRVLRRKGTEAPHTGKYNLHFEDGEYHCAACHAKLFESNTKFESGCGWPSFDEAIEGSIEYVQDKTFGMIRTEILCANCGSHLGHVFDDGPTESGQRYCVNSASIEFTK from the coding sequence ATGAAAAAATACAGTGTAGAAAAAACTGAGGCGGAGTGGAAGGAACAGCTTGGAGAAGAGCGGTACAGGGTCCTGAGAAGGAAAGGGACGGAAGCGCCTCATACAGGGAAATATAATCTTCATTTTGAAGACGGAGAATACCACTGTGCGGCCTGTCATGCCAAACTCTTCGAGAGTAATACCAAATTTGAAAGTGGTTGCGGCTGGCCAAGTTTTGACGAAGCCATAGAAGGAAGTATTGAATATGTACAGGATAAAACCTTTGGAATGATTCGTACAGAAATACTTTGCGCCAACTGCGGGAGCCATCTTGGCCACGTTTTTGATGATGGTCCTACAGAATCAGGTCAACGTTATTGTGTTAACTCGGCCAGTATAGAATTTACTAAATAA
- the msrB gene encoding peptide-methionine (R)-S-oxide reductase MsrB, protein MSPQEYAVLRKAATETPHSSELNDIHESGTFVCAACGNELYKTKHKFESGTGWPSFDLPVEGGVAYGSDSKLGYQRDEVHCADCGGHLGHVFDDGPQETTGKRHCINGIAMNFIPADKK, encoded by the coding sequence TTGTCTCCCCAGGAATATGCAGTTTTAAGAAAAGCAGCTACAGAAACGCCTCACTCCAGCGAACTAAATGACATTCACGAATCCGGAACATTTGTTTGTGCAGCTTGTGGAAATGAGCTTTACAAAACCAAACACAAATTTGAAAGTGGTACAGGATGGCCAAGTTTTGACTTACCTGTAGAAGGTGGAGTCGCTTATGGATCTGATTCTAAATTAGGGTACCAAAGGGATGAAGTTCACTGTGCCGACTGTGGAGGACACTTAGGTCACGTTTTTGATGATGGCCCACAGGAAACCACAGGAAAAAGACATTGCATCAATGGAATTGCGATGAACTTTATTCCTGCAGATAAGAAGTAA
- a CDS encoding alpha/beta fold hydrolase, producing MTKKQKEKTPVQVLLTPQYILTTGKILTAVSPYLASRFAAKLFLTPRKYKLPEREKKMDRESFQRTIKLPKSGEEIIIYTYGNKKAEKRVLLVHGWSGRGTQLSVIAEEFVTLGYQVISFDAPAHGKATGKMSMMPYFIEGVEVVDKELGPFNAAIGHSLGGMSLLKAVKDGLNLQKLVIIGTANSVTHITKEFASNMKLDETVAMKMKAYLDGKFGQDMDTYSGALSAKEVEIPTLVVHDKDDVDVHVSSAYEILEQLENGEIHVTEGLGHRKILGDKEVINKIKTFIAV from the coding sequence ATGACGAAAAAACAAAAAGAAAAAACGCCTGTACAGGTTCTTCTTACTCCTCAATATATACTTACAACAGGAAAAATCCTTACAGCAGTATCTCCATATCTTGCCAGTAGATTTGCAGCTAAATTATTCCTGACTCCCAGAAAATATAAACTTCCTGAAAGGGAAAAGAAAATGGACCGGGAGTCGTTTCAAAGAACTATAAAGCTTCCAAAAAGTGGAGAAGAAATTATAATTTACACCTATGGTAACAAAAAGGCTGAAAAAAGGGTATTACTGGTCCATGGCTGGAGTGGTAGAGGTACTCAACTATCTGTTATCGCAGAAGAATTTGTGACCTTGGGATACCAGGTAATTAGTTTTGACGCCCCTGCTCATGGTAAAGCAACAGGTAAAATGAGTATGATGCCTTATTTTATAGAGGGAGTAGAGGTTGTTGATAAAGAGCTTGGACCTTTTAATGCTGCAATAGGACATTCCCTTGGAGGTATGTCATTATTAAAAGCGGTAAAAGATGGATTGAATTTACAAAAGCTGGTGATCATAGGAACAGCTAACAGCGTCACGCATATTACAAAGGAATTTGCCTCTAACATGAAGTTGGACGAAACTGTAGCCATGAAAATGAAAGCCTATCTGGATGGAAAATTTGGACAGGATATGGATACATACTCCGGAGCTTTGTCAGCAAAAGAGGTGGAAATACCTACACTTGTTGTACATGATAAGGATGATGTAGATGTTCATGTTAGCTCTGCTTATGAAATTCTCGAACAACTTGAAAATGGTGAAATACATGTTACTGAAGGATTGGGTCATCGTAAAATCCTTGGAGATAAGGAGGTAATTAACAAAATCAAAACATTCATCGCGGTATAA
- a CDS encoding M48 family metallopeptidase, translated as MRIKNFFIAVLMVLSLAGCKTNPFTGEKNLNFVSNDQLFPAAFAQYDQFLAENNVVTGTAEDRMIKNVGQKIVTAAERYLNANGYQGYLNDFAWEFNLVKDEQLNAWAMPGGKIVFYTGILPVAQTETGVAAIMAHEVAHALADHGAQRMSAGQLQQLVSVAGSVALSGRSEQTQQIFAQAYGLGSQLGVMLPFSRSHETEADRIGLTLMAIAGYNPEEAADLWRRMAAQSQGQSPPEFLSTHPASSTRISNITKWAPEAKAEARKYGVTSFK; from the coding sequence ATGAGAATCAAAAACTTTTTTATAGCCGTGTTAATGGTCCTTTCCCTGGCTGGATGTAAAACGAATCCGTTTACAGGGGAAAAGAATCTTAATTTCGTTTCCAACGACCAGCTTTTTCCGGCAGCCTTTGCACAGTATGACCAGTTTTTAGCTGAAAATAATGTTGTTACCGGAACAGCTGAAGACCGAATGATAAAGAATGTAGGGCAAAAAATAGTAACTGCTGCTGAAAGATATTTAAATGCGAACGGGTATCAGGGATATTTAAATGATTTTGCGTGGGAATTCAATCTTGTTAAGGATGAGCAATTAAATGCCTGGGCTATGCCGGGAGGTAAAATTGTATTTTATACAGGTATATTACCTGTAGCACAAACTGAAACCGGAGTTGCAGCAATTATGGCCCATGAGGTGGCTCACGCTCTTGCCGATCACGGTGCACAACGTATGAGTGCAGGACAATTACAACAATTGGTAAGTGTTGCCGGGAGTGTGGCTTTAAGCGGAAGAAGCGAGCAAACACAACAAATCTTTGCTCAGGCATATGGACTTGGATCACAATTAGGAGTAATGCTTCCTTTTAGCCGAAGCCATGAAACTGAAGCCGATAGAATAGGATTAACTTTAATGGCGATTGCCGGATATAATCCTGAAGAAGCTGCAGATCTTTGGAGAAGAATGGCAGCTCAAAGCCAGGGTCAGTCTCCACCGGAGTTTTTAAGTACTCACCCTGCATCTTCTACTAGGATAAGTAACATTACTAAATGGGCACCTGAGGCTAAAGCAGAAGCTCGTAAATATGGAGTAACATCCTTTAAATAA
- a CDS encoding head GIN domain-containing protein produces the protein MKNFILIFSVVILSANSVNAQWWSNSTKVTGNKDVKQQTRTVDNYDRVAVTGMMDVQLVAGKEGKIDLEAESNLLEYLETEVSNGQLKISVRKGVNLEPSRNYPIKITVPFEDLDAVTLTGSGHIKNSDVIRAENFKLTVTGSGNMNLNLEVEDLEGTVTGSGDVKLKGRARTLDCTVTGSGDFLAYDLKTEMVKASVTGSGDIEVSVESELAARISGSGDIKYRGNPDKQNFKTSGSGSVSKS, from the coding sequence ATGAAAAATTTTATTTTAATTTTCAGTGTCGTGATATTATCGGCAAATTCTGTGAACGCCCAGTGGTGGAGTAATTCAACAAAAGTAACGGGTAATAAAGATGTTAAGCAACAAACAAGAACAGTAGACAATTATGACCGCGTAGCCGTAACAGGCATGATGGATGTACAACTGGTTGCCGGGAAAGAAGGAAAAATTGATCTTGAAGCTGAAAGTAACCTCCTGGAGTATCTCGAGACAGAAGTAAGTAATGGCCAGTTGAAAATTTCTGTGCGTAAAGGCGTAAACCTGGAGCCATCGAGAAATTATCCCATTAAAATTACTGTACCTTTTGAAGATCTGGATGCGGTAACTTTAACAGGATCAGGCCATATTAAGAACAGCGATGTAATTCGTGCAGAAAATTTTAAGCTTACCGTTACCGGTTCCGGAAATATGAACCTGAACCTTGAAGTAGAAGATTTGGAAGGAACAGTTACAGGTTCCGGAGACGTAAAATTGAAAGGAAGAGCAAGAACACTTGACTGTACCGTAACAGGCTCGGGTGATTTCCTGGCTTACGACCTTAAAACCGAAATGGTTAAAGCATCTGTGACAGGATCGGGAGACATAGAGGTTTCCGTAGAAAGCGAACTTGCTGCACGGATATCAGGTTCAGGAGATATTAAGTACAGAGGGAATCCGGATAAACAGAACTTTAAAACTTCAGGATCTGGATCGGTTTCAAAAAGCTAA
- a CDS encoding DUF4179 domain-containing protein, whose amino-acid sequence MDYNKFDDLFKEENFDIAEPTEGHQARFLNKLKAEKNKPPKGGKIRMLWSPIVAIAACLTIIFLVAGNLIGTTSLSNSGDLAGISPEMKETHQFYTNLIRTELAKVKAEDSPATQAIVKDALLQMEKLDNDYEKLKEDLKKSGQDKRVISAMITNLQQRIDLLNNVLEHIETIKELKNPNNENNFI is encoded by the coding sequence ATGGATTATAATAAATTTGATGATTTGTTCAAAGAAGAGAACTTTGACATTGCTGAACCCACAGAAGGGCATCAGGCGAGGTTCCTTAACAAACTCAAGGCTGAAAAAAACAAACCTCCAAAGGGAGGTAAAATTAGAATGCTGTGGAGCCCAATTGTAGCTATTGCAGCCTGTCTTACAATAATTTTTCTTGTGGCAGGAAATCTAATAGGCACCACCAGCCTTTCAAATTCAGGTGATTTGGCCGGGATCTCTCCCGAAATGAAGGAGACGCATCAATTTTACACCAATCTTATTAGGACAGAACTGGCAAAAGTCAAAGCAGAAGATTCTCCTGCAACCCAAGCTATAGTAAAGGACGCTTTACTCCAAATGGAAAAGCTGGATAATGATTATGAAAAATTGAAGGAAGACTTAAAGAAGAGCGGCCAGGATAAGCGGGTGATTTCTGCTATGATCACCAACCTTCAGCAGCGTATAGATTTATTGAACAACGTTTTAGAACATATTGAAACTATTAAAGAACTTAAAAACCCTAACAATGAAAACAACTTTATATAA
- a CDS encoding RNA polymerase sigma factor, with translation MTPTITYIDELVARCIKGDQRAQMEIYNKYYKAMYNTALRIVNDQAEAEDIMQEAFIKAFSKLKTFQGKSTFGAWLKKITVNLSINSFNKSSKYKNLSYEDEFKHELEENEGIDVAAEETNTKVQKVLKAMNSLKESYRIILTLHLIEGYDYDEICEILGLSSANCRTSISRAKESLRKKLEEYGL, from the coding sequence TTGACACCAACCATCACTTATATAGACGAACTAGTTGCCCGTTGCATAAAAGGCGATCAACGTGCACAAATGGAAATTTATAATAAATATTATAAAGCCATGTATAATACTGCCCTTAGGATAGTAAATGATCAGGCAGAAGCTGAAGACATCATGCAGGAGGCGTTTATAAAGGCTTTCTCTAAATTAAAGACGTTTCAGGGAAAATCCACTTTTGGTGCCTGGCTTAAAAAAATTACTGTGAATTTGAGTATCAACTCCTTCAATAAAAGTTCGAAATATAAAAACCTCTCTTATGAGGATGAATTTAAACACGAGCTGGAGGAAAATGAAGGAATAGACGTAGCTGCTGAAGAAACGAATACAAAAGTTCAAAAAGTCCTGAAAGCTATGAACAGTTTAAAGGAGAGTTACAGGATCATCCTTACCCTACATTTAATTGAAGGTTACGATTACGATGAAATTTGCGAAATACTAGGTTTAAGTTCTGCCAACTGCAGGACATCAATCTCCCGGGCAAAGGAAAGCCTTCGGAAAAAACTTGAAGAATATGGATTATAA
- a CDS encoding (d)CMP kinase, with translation MNKNITIAIDGFSSTGKSTVARQLAKELGYVYVDSLVLCTEPSPYLQ, from the coding sequence ATGAATAAAAACATTACCATTGCTATAGATGGATTTTCTTCAACAGGTAAAAGTACTGTTGCAAGACAGTTAGCCAAGGAACTGGGATATGTCTATGTGGACAGCTTAGTGCTATGTACAGAGCCGTCACCTTATTTGCAATGA